One part of the Actinomycetota bacterium genome encodes these proteins:
- a CDS encoding NAD(P)H-hydrate dehydratase, which yields MIPVLTPEEMKRVDQAAPEPVDVLIGRAGAAVARVALDMLGGAYGRRVVVVAGKGNNGADGRVAAECLQRRGVRTRVFDAADAPKVVPPCDLVVDAAYGTGSRGAYDAPDTDGAPVLAVDIPSGVDGLTGEAQDGAVQADVTVTFAALKPGLVLSPGAERSGRVELVDIGLDVSGATAHLIEASDVRAWLPERAPDAHKWRSAVWVVAGSRGMTGAADLCARAAMRAGAGMVRLGVPGLERPEPPLEVVGRVLPAGNWDGEVLEELDRFRTLLLGPGLGRTDATRDAVRALVAAAPVPLIVDADGLVALGDADAAAGAIAPRRHPTVLTPHEGEFGGLAGNPPGPDRIGSVRALARRTGATVLLKGSTTVVAASDGRMLLENEGDARLATAGTGDVLSGVVAAFLAQGLDGPEAAAAAAFVHATAGHLGWRRGLVAGDLIDLLPAALSRLDP from the coding sequence TTGATCCCTGTCCTGACGCCGGAGGAGATGAAGCGGGTCGACCAGGCCGCGCCCGAACCCGTCGACGTGCTGATCGGCCGGGCGGGGGCCGCGGTCGCCCGCGTCGCGCTCGACATGCTCGGCGGCGCGTACGGACGCCGGGTGGTCGTCGTCGCAGGGAAGGGGAACAACGGCGCCGACGGACGGGTCGCGGCCGAATGCCTGCAGCGCCGGGGTGTGCGGACGCGCGTCTTCGACGCGGCGGACGCGCCGAAGGTCGTTCCGCCGTGCGACCTCGTCGTCGACGCCGCGTACGGCACCGGCTCTCGCGGCGCGTACGACGCGCCCGACACCGACGGCGCTCCGGTGCTCGCCGTCGACATCCCATCGGGTGTCGACGGGCTCACGGGGGAGGCGCAGGATGGCGCCGTCCAGGCCGATGTCACGGTGACCTTCGCCGCGTTGAAGCCGGGCCTCGTGCTCTCGCCCGGCGCGGAGCGCTCCGGTCGCGTCGAGCTGGTCGACATCGGGCTCGACGTCTCGGGCGCGACGGCCCACCTGATCGAGGCCTCCGACGTGCGGGCCTGGCTACCCGAGCGCGCACCCGACGCCCACAAGTGGCGGAGCGCTGTGTGGGTGGTCGCGGGATCGCGCGGCATGACGGGTGCGGCCGACCTCTGCGCGCGCGCCGCCATGCGCGCCGGGGCGGGGATGGTCCGCTTGGGCGTGCCCGGGCTGGAGCGACCGGAGCCACCCCTCGAGGTCGTGGGGCGGGTGCTGCCGGCCGGCAACTGGGACGGCGAGGTGCTCGAGGAGCTCGACCGATTCCGCACGCTGCTGCTCGGTCCCGGCCTGGGTCGCACCGACGCGACCCGTGACGCGGTGCGTGCCCTCGTCGCGGCCGCGCCGGTGCCGCTGATCGTCGACGCCGACGGTCTCGTCGCGCTGGGCGACGCTGACGCGGCGGCCGGGGCCATCGCGCCCCGCCGTCACCCGACGGTGCTCACGCCGCACGAAGGCGAGTTCGGCGGGCTGGCCGGCAACCCGCCGGGCCCCGATCGCATCGGCTCGGTGCGGGCGTTGGCGCGCCGCACGGGCGCGACCGTGCTGCTCAAAGGGTCGACCACCGTCGTGGCCGCGTCCGACGGTCGCATGCTGCTGGAGAACGAGGGCGACGCCCGGCTCGCCACCGCCGGTACCGGCGACGTGCTCTCCGGAGTCGTGGCCGCCTTCCTGGCCCAGGGTCTCGACGGGCCCGAGGCCGCGGCCGCGGCCGCCTTCGTCCACGCCACCGCGGGCCACCTAGGCTGGCGCCGGGGCCTGGTGGCGGGCGACCTGATCGACCTCCTGCCGGCCGCGCTGAGCCGTCTCGACCCGTAG
- the alr gene encoding alanine racemase — MALRPAWAEVDRAAIRHNTRLIVERVAPAQVCAVVKAHGYGHGPVQVADAALRAGATWLGVALVEEGAHLRSAGQFTEPILLLSEPPCSQMDAAVAHGLTPTLYTAAAVDAAAKAVAASTRREPLPVHVKVDSGMHRVGARPDAAVRLALAVHDSPELRLEGLWTHLAVADEPDHPFTTTQIQRFGAVVDELAAHGVRPQLLHAANSAAALTRPDARYDMVRCGIALYGLTPSPQLGAVADLHPALALKARVALVKRVDAGEAVSYGLRYRLDKVSHVVTVPIGYADGVPRRLGAVGGEVLIGGRRRPIAGTVTMDQITVDCGDDDTVVAGDEVVLIGRQGDEEITAWDWATRLDTIAYEIVSGISRRVPLDYP, encoded by the coding sequence ATGGCGCTCCGTCCCGCGTGGGCCGAGGTCGATCGCGCCGCGATCCGCCACAACACGCGGCTCATCGTCGAGCGGGTCGCGCCGGCTCAGGTGTGCGCGGTCGTGAAGGCCCACGGCTACGGGCACGGTCCGGTGCAGGTTGCCGACGCGGCCCTGCGCGCGGGTGCCACGTGGTTGGGCGTCGCCCTGGTGGAGGAGGGTGCGCACCTGCGTTCGGCAGGTCAGTTCACCGAGCCGATCCTCCTGCTCTCCGAGCCCCCCTGCTCGCAGATGGACGCCGCGGTGGCCCACGGCCTCACGCCGACCCTCTACACCGCGGCTGCCGTCGATGCCGCGGCGAAGGCGGTGGCGGCGTCCACGCGACGCGAGCCCCTGCCGGTACACGTCAAGGTCGACAGCGGCATGCACCGCGTGGGGGCACGTCCTGACGCGGCGGTGCGGCTCGCGCTGGCCGTCCACGACTCGCCCGAGCTGCGGCTCGAAGGGCTCTGGACCCACCTGGCGGTGGCCGACGAGCCCGACCACCCGTTCACCACCACGCAGATCCAGCGGTTCGGCGCGGTGGTCGACGAGTTGGCTGCGCACGGCGTCCGCCCGCAGCTGTTGCATGCGGCCAACTCCGCGGCCGCGCTCACCCGACCGGACGCGCGCTACGACATGGTGCGCTGCGGCATCGCGCTCTACGGCCTCACCCCGAGCCCACAGCTCGGCGCCGTCGCCGACCTCCACCCGGCGCTGGCGCTCAAGGCGCGGGTGGCGCTCGTGAAGCGCGTCGACGCGGGGGAGGCTGTCTCGTACGGCTTGCGCTACCGGCTCGACAAGGTCTCCCACGTCGTCACCGTGCCAATCGGCTACGCCGACGGCGTGCCCCGGCGGTTGGGGGCGGTGGGCGGAGAGGTGCTCATCGGCGGTCGCCGCCGACCCATCGCGGGCACGGTCACGATGGACCAGATCACCGTCGACTGTGGCGACGACGACACCGTCGTCGCCGGCGACGAGGTCGTGCTCATCGGGCGACAGGGTGACGAGGAGATCACCGCGTGGGACTGGGCCACGCGCCTCGACACCATCGCCTACGAGATCGTGAGCGGCATCAGCCGCCGAGTCCCGCTCGACTACCCGTGA
- a CDS encoding CBS domain-containing protein yields MPRSTPVRQLMTTDVVTFRPDDTVESAARVLTERRLGGGPVVDAEGHVLGLLEDDDLIVQDAKLHFPTVITVLGAYIELPSSQRHFEEDLRKAVGVTVVDVMDPTAPTCGEDDTLEQVATVMHDRNLSRLPVVRAGKLVGIISRGDVVRALVQP; encoded by the coding sequence ATGCCGAGGAGCACACCCGTCCGCCAGCTGATGACCACCGACGTCGTGACCTTCCGGCCCGACGACACCGTGGAGTCGGCCGCTCGTGTGCTCACCGAGCGGCGCCTCGGCGGGGGTCCCGTCGTCGACGCCGAGGGCCACGTGCTCGGGCTCTTGGAGGACGACGATCTCATCGTGCAGGACGCCAAGCTCCACTTCCCGACGGTCATCACGGTGCTGGGCGCCTATATCGAGCTCCCGTCGTCGCAGCGCCACTTCGAGGAGGACCTACGCAAGGCGGTCGGCGTGACAGTGGTCGACGTGATGGACCCCACCGCGCCCACGTGCGGGGAGGACGACACGCTCGAACAGGTCGCCACGGTCATGCACGACCGCAACCTGTCCCGCCTTCCGGTCGTGCGCGCTGGCAAGCTGGTGGGCATCATCTCCCGAGGCGACGTCGTGCGGGCCCTCGTGCAGCCCTGA
- a CDS encoding holo-ACP synthase: MIGIGIDAVEVDRFRRVLARTPGVARRLFTESERAYGDRKRDPAERLAARFAAKEAVMKALGVGLGAFPFHDVEVVRAPSGQPVLELRGRAEALARQLGVTGWRLSLTHTHRVAEAIAVAL, encoded by the coding sequence GTGATCGGTATCGGCATCGACGCCGTGGAGGTCGACCGCTTCCGGCGGGTGCTGGCGCGCACGCCGGGCGTCGCCCGCCGGCTCTTCACCGAGTCGGAGCGGGCGTACGGCGATCGGAAGCGTGACCCGGCCGAGCGACTGGCCGCGCGGTTCGCGGCCAAGGAAGCGGTGATGAAGGCGCTCGGCGTGGGGCTGGGCGCATTCCCCTTCCACGACGTCGAGGTGGTGCGGGCCCCGTCCGGCCAGCCCGTGCTCGAGCTCCGCGGGCGCGCCGAGGCGCTCGCCCGGCAGCTGGGCGTCACGGGCTGGCGCCTCTCGCTGACGCACACCCACCGCGTCGCCGAAGCAATCGCCGTGGCTCTCTAA